One Actinomadura viridis genomic region harbors:
- a CDS encoding MlaE family ABC transporter permease, protein MVSSTSRLRRPGSWFAWLDQPGDQLGFYVRALLWTPRALRRYLKEVQRLLGEVAFGSGALAVIGGTVGVMFAMTLFTGVVVGLQGYAALNQIGTSAFTGFVSAYFNTREIAPLVAGLALSATVGAGFTAQLGAMRINEEVDALEGMGIPSLPYLVTTRIIAGTVAIIPLYGIGLLSSYLASRQVTIWVNGQSAGTYDHYFNVFLAPADVVLSFLKVLIFSVMVILAHCYYGYRASGGPAGVGIAVGRAVRTAIVLISITDFFLSLAIWGATTTVKVAG, encoded by the coding sequence ATGGTCTCCTCCACTTCGCGGCTGCGCCGCCCCGGCTCCTGGTTCGCCTGGCTCGACCAGCCCGGTGACCAGCTCGGCTTCTACGTCCGCGCGCTGCTCTGGACGCCCCGCGCGCTGCGCCGCTACCTCAAGGAGGTGCAGCGGCTCCTCGGCGAGGTCGCCTTCGGCTCCGGCGCGCTGGCGGTGATCGGCGGCACGGTCGGGGTCATGTTCGCGATGACGCTGTTCACCGGCGTGGTCGTCGGCCTCCAGGGGTACGCGGCGCTCAACCAGATCGGGACCTCCGCGTTCACCGGGTTCGTGTCCGCCTACTTCAACACCCGCGAGATCGCGCCGCTGGTCGCGGGGCTGGCGCTGTCGGCGACGGTCGGCGCGGGCTTCACCGCCCAGCTCGGCGCGATGCGGATCAACGAGGAGGTGGACGCGCTGGAGGGCATGGGCATCCCGTCCCTGCCCTACCTGGTCACCACCCGGATCATCGCCGGCACCGTGGCGATCATCCCGCTGTACGGCATCGGGCTGCTCAGCTCCTACCTCGCCTCACGGCAGGTGACGATCTGGGTGAACGGGCAGTCGGCGGGCACCTACGACCACTACTTCAACGTCTTCCTGGCGCCGGCGGACGTGGTGCTGTCGTTCCTGAAGGTGCTGATCTTCAGCGTGATGGTGATCCTGGCGCACTGCTACTACGGCTACCGGGCGTCCGGCGGGCCGGCGGGGGTCGGGATCGCGGTGGGCCGGGCGGTCCGGACCGCGATCGTGCTGATCAGCATCACCGACTTCTTCCTGAGCCTGGCCATCTGGGGCGCCACCACGACGGTGAAGGTCGCGGGGTGA
- a CDS encoding MlaE family ABC transporter permease — MTAPQFSVPGAGALRETGRLFALGATVLTHMFKRPFQARELLEQFWFIASVTILPTALVSIPFGAVIALQVGSLAQQLGAQSFTGGASVLAVIQQASPIIVALLISGAGGSAICADIGSRTIREEMDAMEVMGVSPIQRLIVPRVLAAMLVAVLLNGLVSVVGVLGGYFFNVILQGGTPGAYLASFSALAQLPDLYISEFKALLFGFIAGVVAAYRGLNPRGGPKGVGDAVNQSVVITFLLLFFVNLVLTAIYLQVVPPKGA; from the coding sequence ATGACCGCGCCGCAGTTCTCGGTGCCCGGGGCGGGCGCGCTGCGCGAGACCGGGCGGTTGTTCGCGCTCGGCGCGACCGTGCTGACCCACATGTTCAAGCGGCCGTTCCAGGCCCGGGAGCTGCTGGAGCAGTTCTGGTTCATCGCGTCGGTGACGATCCTGCCGACCGCGCTGGTGTCCATCCCGTTCGGCGCGGTGATCGCGCTGCAGGTGGGCTCGCTGGCCCAGCAGCTGGGCGCGCAGTCGTTCACCGGCGGCGCCAGCGTGCTGGCGGTGATCCAGCAGGCCAGCCCGATCATCGTGGCGCTGCTGATCTCCGGGGCCGGCGGCTCGGCGATCTGCGCCGACATCGGCTCGCGGACGATCCGCGAGGAGATGGACGCGATGGAGGTCATGGGCGTCTCGCCGATCCAGCGGCTGATCGTGCCGCGGGTCCTGGCGGCGATGCTGGTGGCGGTGCTGCTGAACGGCCTGGTCTCGGTGGTCGGCGTGCTCGGCGGCTACTTCTTCAACGTGATCCTGCAAGGCGGTACGCCGGGCGCCTACCTGGCCTCGTTCTCCGCGCTGGCGCAACTGCCCGACCTCTACATCAGCGAGTTCAAGGCGCTGCTGTTCGGCTTCATCGCCGGGGTCGTGGCGGCCTACCGGGGCCTCAACCCCAGGGGCGGGCCCAAGGGGGTGGGGGACGCGGTGAACCAGTCGGTGGTCATCACCTTCCTCCTGCTGTTCTTCGTCAACCTGGTGCTGACCGCGATCTACCTGCAGGTCGTACCGCCGAAGGGGGCCTAG
- a CDS encoding ABC transporter ATP-binding protein, whose translation MGIEVVVEGLTKSFGRQTIWRDISLTLPAGEVSVMLGPSGTGKTVFLKSLIGLLKPEQGRVLIDGVDMVNDPDRKVYATRKRFGLMFQDGALFGSMNLFDNIAFPLREHTRKKESEIRRIVLERMDMVGLTGQERKLPGQISGGMRKRAGLARALVLDPEIILCDEPDSGLDPVRTAYLSQLLIDLNARIDATMLIVTHNIEIASTVPDNMGMLFRRDLVTFGPREVLLTSQEPVVAQFLRGNRHGPIGMSEEKDAAALAAEREMALPPARVPEIVPQLEPSPGMPERKAVARRRERVMTMLPQLPPAAQEAILNSLLPPVRGGGR comes from the coding sequence ATGGGAATAGAAGTCGTCGTCGAGGGGCTCACCAAGTCCTTCGGCCGGCAGACCATCTGGCGGGACATCTCGCTGACGCTGCCGGCCGGCGAGGTCAGCGTGATGCTCGGGCCCTCCGGCACGGGCAAGACGGTCTTCCTGAAGTCGCTGATCGGGCTGCTCAAGCCCGAACAGGGCCGGGTGCTGATCGACGGCGTGGACATGGTGAACGACCCGGACCGCAAGGTCTACGCGACGCGCAAGCGGTTCGGCCTGATGTTCCAGGACGGCGCGCTGTTCGGGTCGATGAACCTTTTCGACAACATCGCCTTCCCGCTGCGCGAGCACACCCGCAAGAAGGAGTCCGAGATCCGGCGCATCGTGCTGGAACGGATGGACATGGTCGGCCTGACGGGCCAGGAGCGCAAGCTCCCCGGCCAGATCTCCGGCGGGATGCGCAAGCGCGCCGGGCTCGCCCGCGCGCTGGTGCTGGACCCGGAGATCATCCTGTGCGACGAGCCGGACTCCGGCCTGGACCCGGTCCGCACCGCCTACCTGTCCCAGCTGCTCATCGATCTCAACGCGCGCATCGACGCGACCATGCTGATCGTCACGCACAACATCGAGATCGCCTCCACGGTGCCCGACAACATGGGCATGCTCTTCCGCCGCGACCTGGTGACGTTCGGTCCCCGCGAGGTGCTGCTGACCAGCCAGGAGCCGGTCGTGGCGCAGTTCCTGCGGGGCAACCGGCACGGCCCGATCGGGATGAGCGAGGAGAAGGACGCCGCCGCGCTGGCCGCCGAACGGGAGATGGCGCTGCCGCCCGCCCGGGTGCCGGAGATCGTCCCGCAGCTGGAGCCCAGTCCCGGGATGCCCGAGCGCAAGGCCGTCGCCCGCCGCAGGGAGCGCGTGATGACCATGCTGCCGCAGCTTCCTCCCGCAGCCCAGGAGGCGATATTGAACAGTCTGCTGCCGCCCGTCCGGGGAGGCGGGCGATGA
- a CDS encoding methyltransferase domain-containing protein — protein sequence MTATRLVARCVRGLEPTLAAEVLRHELGTILHLGHREVHFRPRRPPEEAALALRTADDLFLLTARMPDIGPAKADVGRLTALADSAAPPGPAGGIEVSASFLGRRNYNRYDAEDAVGRALAGRLGAPYHSRRSGDAPPPSARGWRLILDGTTATLMLRVADRPLHRRPYKHLTIPGTLHPPVAAAMAQLAGIQPGHTVLDPCCGAGTLLIEAAHLHPDARFQGFDNDPAALQAARTNAEGVPRLGLRRGDAGALPLRDASADRVLCNPPWGAQVTPSGTLARHPARWWAELSRVLTPDGTAVVLIPDPGALTAAIANGLTPVHLQQVRLSGAHSHIVQLTGASRLTRSRRR from the coding sequence GTGACGGCGACGCGCCTGGTGGCGCGGTGCGTCCGTGGGCTGGAGCCCACCCTGGCCGCAGAGGTCCTGCGGCACGAACTCGGCACGATCCTCCATCTCGGGCACCGGGAGGTCCACTTCCGTCCCCGCCGTCCACCAGAGGAGGCGGCCCTGGCATTGCGGACGGCCGACGACCTGTTCCTGCTCACCGCCCGCATGCCCGACATCGGCCCCGCCAAGGCCGACGTCGGGCGCCTGACGGCCCTGGCGGACTCGGCCGCCCCGCCGGGGCCGGCCGGCGGGATCGAGGTGTCGGCGTCCTTCCTCGGCCGCCGCAACTACAACCGGTACGACGCCGAGGACGCCGTGGGCCGCGCCCTCGCCGGACGCCTGGGCGCCCCGTACCACTCCCGCCGTTCGGGCGACGCTCCCCCGCCGTCCGCCCGCGGGTGGCGGCTCATCCTGGACGGCACCACCGCGACCCTCATGCTCCGCGTCGCGGACCGCCCTCTCCACCGGCGCCCGTACAAGCACCTCACCATCCCCGGCACCCTCCACCCGCCGGTGGCGGCGGCGATGGCGCAACTGGCGGGCATCCAGCCGGGCCACACGGTGCTGGATCCGTGCTGCGGCGCCGGCACGCTGCTCATCGAGGCCGCGCACCTGCACCCCGATGCCCGCTTCCAGGGCTTCGACAACGACCCGGCCGCCCTCCAGGCGGCCAGGACGAACGCCGAGGGCGTGCCCAGGCTCGGCCTACGCCGCGGTGACGCCGGGGCGCTTCCCTTGAGGGACGCGAGCGCCGACCGGGTCCTGTGCAACCCGCCGTGGGGAGCGCAGGTCACGCCGTCCGGCACCCTGGCCCGCCATCCGGCCCGCTGGTGGGCGGAACTGAGCCGCGTCCTCACCCCCGACGGGACCGCGGTCGTCCTGATCCCCGATCCCGGCGCCCTCACCGCCGCGATCGCGAACGGTCTCACGCCCGTTCACCTGCAGCAGGTCAGGCTGTCCGGCGCCCACTCCCACATCGTCCAGCTGACCGGCGCCTCCCGGCTCACCCGCTCGAGACGCCGATGA
- a CDS encoding Uma2 family endonuclease: MTRTPPGPPIDEVFAALDVRPGFRAELVDGEIIVSSPTDGRHETSIVAVDDWVREVHDLRLHRNLTLISPEGEYVPDGIAAPKGAFAGREWHSKPDGVVMVLEVTSRDRRNHKGAERDRGPKRRGYAAADIPLYLLIDRLDGKATIFSEPRGDDYTHSTSVVLGEGLSIPPPLEGVLPTDDF, from the coding sequence ATGACGCGGACGCCGCCAGGACCGCCGATCGATGAGGTGTTCGCCGCGCTCGACGTACGTCCGGGCTTCCGGGCGGAGCTGGTGGACGGAGAGATCATCGTGTCATCGCCCACCGATGGGCGGCACGAGACGAGCATCGTGGCGGTGGACGACTGGGTGCGTGAAGTCCACGACCTCCGGCTCCATCGCAACCTGACGCTGATCAGCCCAGAGGGCGAATACGTGCCGGACGGGATCGCGGCCCCCAAGGGCGCGTTCGCCGGACGCGAGTGGCACAGCAAGCCCGACGGGGTGGTGATGGTGCTGGAAGTGACCTCACGTGACCGCCGGAACCACAAGGGCGCCGAGCGGGACCGCGGGCCCAAGCGCCGAGGCTACGCCGCCGCCGACATCCCGCTGTACCTGCTGATCGACCGGCTGGACGGCAAGGCCACGATCTTCTCCGAGCCTCGCGGCGACGACTACACCCACAGCACCTCGGTGGTCCTCGGCGAGGGCCTTTCCATTCCCCCGCCGTTGGAAGGCGTTCTTCCGACGGACGACTTCTGA
- a CDS encoding ATP-binding protein — MIAMAYGIRITEESYKRDVPALPICVGLLRECVESRLVGWGVRREAIDDALLVISELVTNGVAACPDTVLGFEMYVLGFTLVIEITDTSPDPLVRRTAGDYGVSGRGLDIVDALAESWGMRRLPLGGKCVWARLALKDS; from the coding sequence ATGATCGCGATGGCCTACGGAATCCGCATTACCGAGGAAAGCTACAAACGGGACGTCCCCGCCCTGCCCATCTGTGTCGGGCTGCTCCGCGAGTGCGTGGAATCGCGGCTCGTTGGCTGGGGCGTCCGGCGGGAGGCCATCGACGACGCACTGCTGGTCATCAGCGAGCTGGTGACCAATGGTGTGGCCGCCTGTCCGGACACCGTCCTGGGGTTCGAGATGTACGTGTTGGGCTTCACCCTGGTCATCGAGATCACCGACACGTCCCCGGACCCCCTCGTCCGCCGTACGGCCGGGGACTACGGCGTCAGCGGGCGGGGTCTCGACATCGTCGACGCCCTCGCCGAGAGCTGGGGCATGCGCCGCCTGCCCCTGGGCGGCAAGTGCGTCTGGGCGCGCCTCGCCCTCAAGGACTCCTGA
- a CDS encoding helix-turn-helix domain-containing protein — MPELDPKKSLQAVYARALARERTRAKLTQDQLGGHPAIMVSGKLIGHVENCRRPPTIRLSTGLDKALDLEEFFESLYIHWADEEGPPSAIWEYSELEHQANSIKVYAQSTICGLLQNEDYAREIFKRAHREERVGELVAARIARQEILHRDDPPWLVVLIEETAIRRVVGDREVMRRQLAHLLTLAAEPNITVLVVPSGAPVFPGGAFTLLGFPDSPDVAFVEAVGGHSQIVDNRAQVRELAVLYDRISSEALPVADSEKLIRGVLEDL, encoded by the coding sequence ATGCCCGAACTGGACCCGAAGAAGAGTCTCCAAGCGGTGTACGCACGCGCCCTCGCGCGGGAACGCACCCGGGCCAAGCTGACCCAGGACCAGCTGGGCGGACACCCCGCGATCATGGTGTCCGGCAAGCTCATCGGCCACGTCGAGAACTGCCGCCGTCCCCCGACCATCCGCCTCTCCACGGGCCTGGACAAAGCCCTCGATCTTGAAGAGTTCTTCGAGTCGCTATACATCCACTGGGCCGACGAGGAGGGCCCACCAAGCGCCATCTGGGAGTACTCCGAGCTTGAGCACCAGGCGAACAGCATCAAGGTCTACGCACAGTCCACGATCTGCGGCCTACTCCAGAACGAGGACTACGCCCGGGAGATCTTCAAGAGGGCCCACCGCGAGGAGCGTGTCGGGGAACTCGTCGCCGCACGGATCGCCCGCCAGGAGATCCTGCACCGCGACGACCCGCCATGGCTCGTGGTCCTCATCGAGGAGACCGCCATCCGGCGCGTAGTAGGTGATCGCGAGGTCATGCGACGCCAACTCGCGCATCTGCTCACCCTCGCTGCTGAACCGAACATCACGGTTCTGGTCGTGCCCTCCGGGGCACCGGTCTTTCCGGGTGGGGCCTTCACCTTGTTGGGGTTCCCGGACTCTCCAGACGTCGCCTTTGTGGAGGCGGTCGGCGGCCACAGCCAGATAGTCGACAACCGTGCTCAGGTACGCGAACTGGCTGTGCTGTACGACCGAATCTCATCGGAAGCGCTCCCGGTGGCAGACTCGGAGAAGTTGATCCGCGGGGTCTTGGAGGACCTTTGA
- a CDS encoding DUF397 domain-containing protein, whose translation MTVDFSSARWRKSSRSTEEENSTCVEVADLGVAVGVRDSKNPHGPKLALTPSQWHAFATQIKKGRLDLP comes from the coding sequence ATGACGGTGGACTTCTCATCGGCCCGTTGGCGCAAGAGCAGCCGCAGCACTGAAGAAGAGAACTCGACCTGCGTGGAGGTGGCCGACCTCGGCGTGGCCGTCGGCGTCCGTGACAGCAAGAATCCGCACGGACCCAAACTCGCCCTCACGCCCTCCCAATGGCACGCCTTCGCCACCCAGATCAAGAAGGGCCGACTCGACCTGCCCTGA
- a CDS encoding IS256 family transposase yields the protein MTVIKGNESVDGDASIRELLSDDVLDVLLERSKDEAGQLRLTGEGSMLGQLVKAVLERALEGELTAHLGYGRHDASGNNSGNSRNGRGKGKTVQTGVGPVRISVPRDRAGSFEPVLVPKRAGRVAGGLDDMIISLYAHGMSVRDILHHLKQVYGTDLSHEQVSRITDQVMDEVKAWQTRPLDPTYAVVFLDAIVVKVRDNNVVTNKPAYIAVGVDTDGEKHVLGIWLARTPAESATAAESARFWASVMADLRNRGVRDILIACCDGLKGFEDAINAAFPATVVQTCVVHLIRNALRPVARRDAGAVAKELKKVYTAVDADAALEALAEFAGTDLGRKYPQAVKVFEDAWDRFTPYFAFTAPVRKLLYTTNGIESLNYQLRKVTKARGHFPTDDAVVKLLWLAIVNIEDKRARERAAKRDNGDKHAFQPARLVEGQRVAGWREALNELAIAYPGRIR from the coding sequence GTGACCGTGATCAAGGGGAATGAGAGCGTCGACGGGGACGCGTCGATTCGTGAGCTGCTGAGTGATGATGTGCTGGATGTCCTGCTGGAGCGGTCGAAGGACGAGGCCGGGCAGTTGCGGCTGACCGGTGAGGGGTCGATGCTCGGGCAGCTGGTCAAGGCGGTGCTGGAACGCGCGCTGGAAGGCGAGCTGACCGCTCACCTGGGCTATGGCAGGCACGATGCGTCCGGGAACAACTCCGGCAACTCCCGCAACGGCCGGGGGAAGGGCAAGACGGTGCAGACCGGGGTCGGGCCGGTGCGCATCAGCGTGCCGCGGGACCGGGCCGGATCGTTCGAGCCGGTGCTGGTGCCCAAACGGGCCGGGAGGGTCGCCGGCGGCCTGGACGACATGATCATCAGCCTGTACGCCCACGGCATGAGCGTGCGCGACATCCTGCACCACCTCAAGCAGGTCTATGGCACCGACCTCTCGCACGAGCAGGTCTCCCGGATCACCGACCAGGTGATGGACGAGGTCAAAGCCTGGCAGACGCGTCCGCTGGACCCCACCTATGCCGTGGTGTTCCTGGACGCCATCGTGGTCAAGGTGCGCGACAACAACGTCGTGACCAACAAACCCGCCTACATCGCGGTCGGCGTCGACACCGACGGGGAGAAGCACGTGCTGGGCATCTGGCTCGCGCGGACGCCGGCCGAGTCGGCCACCGCCGCCGAGAGTGCGCGGTTCTGGGCCTCGGTGATGGCCGATCTGCGCAACCGCGGGGTCCGCGACATCCTGATCGCCTGCTGCGACGGCCTGAAAGGCTTCGAGGACGCCATCAACGCCGCGTTCCCGGCCACGGTCGTGCAGACGTGCGTGGTTCATTTGATCAGAAATGCGCTGCGGCCGGTCGCCCGCAGGGACGCCGGCGCGGTGGCCAAGGAGCTGAAGAAGGTCTACACCGCGGTGGACGCAGACGCCGCACTGGAGGCCCTCGCCGAGTTCGCCGGCACCGACCTCGGCCGCAAGTATCCGCAGGCGGTGAAGGTATTCGAGGACGCCTGGGACCGGTTCACGCCCTACTTCGCCTTCACCGCACCGGTCCGCAAGCTGCTCTACACCACCAACGGGATCGAGTCGCTGAACTACCAGTTGCGCAAGGTCACCAAGGCCAGAGGGCACTTCCCGACCGACGACGCCGTGGTCAAGCTGCTGTGGCTGGCCATCGTCAACATCGAGGACAAAAGAGCCCGCGAACGCGCCGCCAAACGCGACAACGGCGACAAGCACGCCTTCCAGCCCGCCCGCCTCGTCGAAGGGCAACGCGTCGCCGGATGGCGCGAAGCACTCAACGAACTCGCCATCGCCTATCCAGGACGCATCAGGTAA
- a CDS encoding nucleoside phosphorylase: MDLPLTEFDMAQEAVLTPTPPRLSEPLPERVVMCFFPEVVAGLPDSHGGRQIGEFSIEMGGHKIYRVTHDETLVAVFHPGVGAPLAAHHFEKAIAAGGRVFVACGGAGALRPGTDMGYLVVPDAAVRDEGTSYHYAPAAPIIHADPGLVEAATTVLLDRGIPFTTGTTWTTDAPFRETRARVQTRQRQGCVTVEMETAAFLAVAQFRGVKFCQYLYAGDDLSGPAWDHRDWTTAEVRTELLHIAIEATGRL, translated from the coding sequence ATGGATCTCCCGCTGACAGAGTTCGACATGGCCCAGGAGGCGGTGCTGACTCCGACACCGCCGAGGCTGAGCGAGCCTTTGCCGGAACGGGTCGTGATGTGCTTCTTTCCTGAAGTGGTGGCCGGCCTGCCCGACAGCCATGGGGGGCGGCAGATCGGTGAGTTCTCCATCGAGATGGGTGGCCACAAGATCTACCGGGTGACGCATGACGAAACTCTGGTGGCGGTCTTCCATCCCGGCGTGGGCGCGCCGCTGGCCGCTCATCACTTCGAGAAGGCGATCGCTGCCGGCGGCCGCGTGTTCGTCGCGTGCGGTGGTGCGGGCGCGCTCCGGCCCGGTACGGACATGGGGTACCTGGTCGTCCCGGACGCCGCCGTGCGGGACGAGGGCACCTCCTACCACTACGCTCCAGCTGCCCCGATCATCCACGCCGACCCCGGACTGGTCGAGGCGGCGACCACCGTTCTCCTCGACCGAGGCATCCCGTTCACCACAGGCACGACCTGGACCACCGACGCGCCCTTCCGCGAGACCCGAGCTCGGGTGCAGACCCGCCAGCGGCAGGGCTGCGTGACTGTGGAGATGGAGACCGCCGCGTTCCTGGCCGTCGCCCAATTCCGCGGCGTGAAGTTCTGCCAGTACCTGTATGCCGGAGACGACCTCAGCGGCCCAGCGTGGGACCACCGCGACTGGACCACCGCCGAAGTCCGCACTGAGCTCCTTCACATAGCAATCGAAGCAACAGGCAGACTCTGA
- a CDS encoding VOC family protein, whose protein sequence is MNQPEFTAGLNIAMKIPKAQYEATVAFYRDTLGFEVKEEDVSYAPTVSRTHSVRFGPNTLWLDCVDNYSQPDLWLQLHTDDLDAATAVLAGTGIRPCDEVEPLHDLESRTHWIKNPAGIVHLLAESG, encoded by the coding sequence ATGAACCAGCCTGAGTTCACCGCCGGCCTGAACATCGCCATGAAGATCCCCAAGGCGCAGTACGAGGCCACCGTGGCCTTCTACCGCGACACCCTGGGCTTCGAGGTCAAAGAGGAGGACGTTTCCTACGCCCCGACCGTCTCAAGAACTCATTCGGTGCGGTTCGGTCCTAACACGCTGTGGCTGGACTGCGTCGACAACTACAGCCAGCCCGACCTGTGGTTGCAGCTCCACACCGATGACCTGGACGCGGCGACGGCCGTACTGGCCGGCACCGGCATCCGCCCGTGTGACGAGGTCGAACCACTGCACGACCTCGAATCCAGAACCCACTGGATCAAGAACCCGGCCGGCATCGTTCACCTGCTCGCAGAATCCGGCTGA
- a CDS encoding ArsR/SmtB family transcription factor, translating to MRPPDSQEQAVAVFAALIDPTRRALLDELARAGPATVTDLARRLPISRQAVAKHLDQLAEAGLISSGEPVGRRHPYRLEPAPIRAAQIWLATLANRWDDRLTALERALDATATPTLDQGAT from the coding sequence ATGCGGCCGCCTGATTCCCAGGAGCAGGCCGTCGCGGTGTTCGCGGCGCTCATCGATCCGACCCGGCGGGCGCTGCTGGACGAGCTCGCCCGCGCCGGACCCGCAACCGTCACCGATCTGGCGCGGCGGCTGCCGATCAGCCGGCAGGCAGTGGCCAAGCACCTCGATCAGCTTGCCGAAGCGGGCCTGATCAGCTCCGGTGAACCGGTCGGCCGCCGCCACCCCTACCGGTTGGAACCAGCGCCCATCCGCGCGGCCCAGATATGGCTGGCCACGCTCGCCAACAGATGGGATGACCGGCTGACCGCGCTGGAACGCGCACTGGACGCCACCGCCACCCCGACACTCGACCAAGGAGCCACCTGA
- a CDS encoding SRPBCC domain-containing protein encodes MVPDRIEREMVLRHPAERVWAALTTAEGLSQWFGSVAEIDLRPGGRAYFRWDDLDQESVATITIVDPPHRLAFRWPIEGWPGDDAPLTLVTFTLEPVAEGTRLRLVESGFTQVADHVARSAHQANSQGWAAELGDLESYLDAAA; translated from the coding sequence GTGGTTCCGGACAGGATCGAACGCGAGATGGTGCTGCGGCACCCCGCCGAGCGGGTGTGGGCCGCGCTGACCACCGCCGAAGGGCTGTCGCAATGGTTCGGCTCGGTGGCTGAGATCGATCTACGGCCCGGCGGGCGAGCGTATTTCCGCTGGGATGACCTCGACCAGGAATCCGTCGCCACGATCACGATCGTCGATCCACCACACCGTTTGGCGTTCAGGTGGCCAATCGAGGGCTGGCCGGGGGACGACGCGCCCCTGACGCTGGTGACCTTCACCCTGGAGCCCGTAGCGGAGGGGACCCGGCTGCGTCTTGTGGAGAGCGGGTTCACCCAGGTCGCCGACCACGTTGCCCGGTCCGCCCACCAGGCCAACAGCCAGGGATGGGCCGCAGAACTCGGCGATCTGGAGAGCTACCTCGATGCGGCCGCCTGA
- a CDS encoding DUF4440 domain-containing protein, whose amino-acid sequence MNAVEEVVRHHRFIEGWLRGTAGAHELNDFLAAHTPDFTWYDPDGALRTLPELGPAMEEAHGAAPDLTLEIREPRVLLDRDGLLVATYEEHHRTPGVSSARRALAVLVPGTLRWRHLHETWIVQPG is encoded by the coding sequence GTGAACGCCGTCGAAGAGGTCGTCCGGCACCACCGTTTCATCGAGGGGTGGCTGCGCGGCACCGCGGGCGCGCACGAGCTGAACGACTTCCTCGCCGCGCACACGCCGGACTTCACCTGGTACGACCCGGACGGCGCGCTGCGGACCCTGCCAGAGCTGGGGCCCGCGATGGAGGAGGCCCACGGAGCCGCCCCGGACCTCACCCTGGAGATCCGTGAACCCCGCGTCCTGCTGGACCGGGACGGCCTGCTGGTGGCGACCTACGAGGAGCACCACCGGACGCCCGGTGTCTCCAGCGCCCGGCGGGCCCTGGCCGTCCTCGTCCCCGGGACCCTGCGCTGGCGGCACCTGCACGAGACCTGGATCGTCCAGCCAGGTTGA
- a CDS encoding NmrA family NAD(P)-binding protein codes for MTHTYLVIGANGAQGGAVVRRLLADGHRVRGLGRAATGPAGVEWVRGDLADPAAVRAAFDGVTRASATLPMEFDPALVARYTANIIAAAGGVERLVLNIGNRLPAARTGVPAFETRRDAAEALLASGIPATVLCPPLYLDNLSAPWATEALANGALPYPLPAGHRVAWLSHDDLGALTAAAFDRPELLGQRVDVGGADVVTGPELAAAFTAVRGHEVTYIPVDPDEFEKGLAQAVGPAVAAGVASTYRLLADPAHAALYEGDPAKVEAAFGISLTPLRTWIATR; via the coding sequence ATGACACACACCTACCTAGTGATCGGTGCGAACGGGGCGCAGGGCGGAGCGGTCGTCCGGAGGCTGCTCGCGGACGGGCACCGCGTCCGCGGCCTCGGCCGGGCCGCCACCGGACCGGCGGGCGTCGAATGGGTGCGCGGCGACCTCGCCGACCCCGCCGCCGTGCGCGCCGCGTTCGACGGGGTGACCCGGGCCTCGGCGACCCTGCCCATGGAGTTCGACCCGGCCCTGGTCGCCCGCTACACCGCCAACATCATCGCCGCGGCCGGCGGTGTCGAGCGCCTGGTCCTCAACATCGGCAACCGCCTTCCCGCCGCGCGCACCGGCGTCCCCGCGTTCGAGACGAGACGGGACGCGGCCGAGGCCCTGCTCGCCTCGGGCATACCGGCCACCGTCCTGTGCCCGCCGCTCTACCTGGACAACCTGTCCGCGCCGTGGGCGACCGAGGCCCTGGCCAACGGGGCGCTGCCCTACCCGCTCCCGGCCGGCCACCGTGTCGCCTGGCTGTCCCACGACGACCTGGGAGCCCTCACGGCCGCCGCTTTCGACCGTCCCGAACTCCTCGGGCAGCGGGTCGACGTCGGCGGCGCGGACGTGGTGACGGGCCCCGAGCTCGCCGCCGCCTTCACCGCCGTGCGCGGCCACGAGGTGACCTACATCCCCGTGGACCCGGACGAGTTCGAGAAGGGCCTCGCCCAGGCGGTCGGACCGGCCGTCGCCGCGGGCGTCGCGAGCACCTACCGGCTCCTGGCCGACCCCGCACACGCCGCGCTCTACGAGGGAGACCCGGCCAAGGTCGAGGCCGCCTTCGGCATTTCCCTCACCCCGTTGCGGACCTGGATCGCCACACGGTGA